The following are encoded in a window of Lynx canadensis isolate LIC74 chromosome B1, mLynCan4.pri.v2, whole genome shotgun sequence genomic DNA:
- the PURG gene encoding purine-rich element-binding protein gamma isoform X2: MERARRRGGGGGRGRGGKNVGGSGLSKSRLYPQAQHSHYPHYAASATPNQAGGAAEIQELASKRVDIQKKRFYLDVKQSSRGRFLKIAEVWIGRGRQDNIRKSKLTLSLSVAAELKDCLGDFIEHYAHLGLKGHRQEHGHGKEQASRRRQKHSAPSPPVSVGSEEHPHSVLKTDYIERDNRKYYLDLKENQRGRFLRIRQTMMRGTGMIGYFGHSLGQEQTIVLPAQGMIEFRDALVQLIEDYGEGDIEERRGGDDDPLELPEGTSFRVDNKRFYFDVGSNKYGIFLKLKFP, encoded by the coding sequence ATGGAAAGAGCCAGGCGaaggggaggcggcggcggccgcggccgcgGCGGCAAGAATGTAGGGGGCTCTGGCCTAAGCAAGAGTAGACTCTATCCCCAGGCCCAGCACTCCCACTACCCCCACTACGCGGCCTCAGCCACCCCTAATCAGGCTGGGGGTGCAGCCGAAATCCAGGAGCTGGCCTCCAAACGAGTGGACATCCAGAAAAAGAGGTTTTACCTAGACGTGAAGCAAAGCTCCCGGGGCCGGTTCCTAAAGATAGCTGAAGTCTGGATAGGGAGAGGCCGGCAGGACAATATCAGAAAGAGTAAACTGACTCTGTCCCTGTCTGTGGCAGCGGAGCTGAAGGACTGTCTAGGGGACTTCATCGAGCATTACGCCCACCTGGGCCTGAAAGGCCACCGACAGGAGCATGGCCACGGCAAAGAGCAAGCgtccaggaggagacagaagCACTCGGCACCCTCCCCACCAGTCTCTGTAGGGTCCGAAGAGCACCCTCATAGTGTCCTCAAAACAGACTACATAGAGAGGGACAATAGGAAATACTATCTAGACCTAAAGGAAAATCAGCGGGGTCGCTTCCTAAGAATTAGACAAACCATGATGCGGGGGACTGGCATGATAGGTTATTTTGGTCACAGTTTGGGCCAAGAACAGACTATTGTGCTCCCAGCACAAGGAATGATCGAGTTTCGTGATGCCTTGGTTCAGCTAATTGAAGACTATGGCGAAGGGGACATAGAAGAACGAAGAGGTGGAGATGATGACCCACTTGAACTCCCAGAGGGGACTTCTTTCAGAGTGGACAATAAAAGGTTCTACTTTGATGTGGGCTCTAATAAATATGGAATTTTCCTGAAG
- the PURG gene encoding purine-rich element-binding protein gamma isoform X1, whose translation MERARRRGGGGGRGRGGKNVGGSGLSKSRLYPQAQHSHYPHYAASATPNQAGGAAEIQELASKRVDIQKKRFYLDVKQSSRGRFLKIAEVWIGRGRQDNIRKSKLTLSLSVAAELKDCLGDFIEHYAHLGLKGHRQEHGHGKEQASRRRQKHSAPSPPVSVGSEEHPHSVLKTDYIERDNRKYYLDLKENQRGRFLRIRQTMMRGTGMIGYFGHSLGQEQTIVLPAQGMIEFRDALVQLIEDYGEGDIEERRGGDDDPLELPEGTSFRVDNKRFYFDVGSNKYGIFLKVSEVRPPYRNTITVPFKAWTRFGENFIKYEEEMRKICNSHKEKRMDGRRASGEEQECLD comes from the coding sequence ATGGAAAGAGCCAGGCGaaggggaggcggcggcggccgcggccgcgGCGGCAAGAATGTAGGGGGCTCTGGCCTAAGCAAGAGTAGACTCTATCCCCAGGCCCAGCACTCCCACTACCCCCACTACGCGGCCTCAGCCACCCCTAATCAGGCTGGGGGTGCAGCCGAAATCCAGGAGCTGGCCTCCAAACGAGTGGACATCCAGAAAAAGAGGTTTTACCTAGACGTGAAGCAAAGCTCCCGGGGCCGGTTCCTAAAGATAGCTGAAGTCTGGATAGGGAGAGGCCGGCAGGACAATATCAGAAAGAGTAAACTGACTCTGTCCCTGTCTGTGGCAGCGGAGCTGAAGGACTGTCTAGGGGACTTCATCGAGCATTACGCCCACCTGGGCCTGAAAGGCCACCGACAGGAGCATGGCCACGGCAAAGAGCAAGCgtccaggaggagacagaagCACTCGGCACCCTCCCCACCAGTCTCTGTAGGGTCCGAAGAGCACCCTCATAGTGTCCTCAAAACAGACTACATAGAGAGGGACAATAGGAAATACTATCTAGACCTAAAGGAAAATCAGCGGGGTCGCTTCCTAAGAATTAGACAAACCATGATGCGGGGGACTGGCATGATAGGTTATTTTGGTCACAGTTTGGGCCAAGAACAGACTATTGTGCTCCCAGCACAAGGAATGATCGAGTTTCGTGATGCCTTGGTTCAGCTAATTGAAGACTATGGCGAAGGGGACATAGAAGAACGAAGAGGTGGAGATGATGACCCACTTGAACTCCCAGAGGGGACTTCTTTCAGAGTGGACAATAAAAGGTTCTACTTTGATGTGGGCTCTAATAAATATGGAATTTTCCTGAAGGTAAGTGAGGTGAGGCCACCTTACCGTAATACTATTACTGTTCCATTCAAAGCTTGGACAAGGTTTGGGGAGAATTTTATCAAGTATGaagaagagatgaggaaaatTTGCAACAGccataaagaaaagagaatggatgGCAGAAGGGCCAGTGGTGAAGAACAAGAATGCCTCGACTAG